From the genome of Solidesulfovibrio carbinolicus, one region includes:
- a CDS encoding nucleotidyltransferase family protein, whose amino-acid sequence MIDLAPDQLATVRAILAAHLPEAAVFAFGSRARGTTRPHSDLDLAVAADAPLPLDRLEALRDAFAASNLPMQVDVVDYRAVSAAFRRIIDATKVPLAG is encoded by the coding sequence ATGATTGACCTCGCCCCGGACCAGCTCGCCACCGTGCGGGCCATCCTGGCCGCCCACCTGCCCGAGGCTGCGGTTTTCGCCTTTGGTTCGCGGGCGCGCGGCACGACCCGGCCTCACTCCGACCTCGACCTGGCCGTGGCGGCCGACGCGCCCCTGCCCCTGGACCGGCTCGAAGCCCTACGCGACGCTTTTGCCGCCTCCAACCTGCCCATGCAGGTCGATGTGGTGGATTACCGGGCCGTCTCGGCCGCGTTTCGGCGGATCATCGACGCCACGAAAGTCCCTCTCGCGGGATAG
- the lon gene encoding endopeptidase La: MTGFTFDSNRFAAETIRLPMMSLREVVMFPRSIAPLFVGREASIKAIEQAVAAHDKKIFLVAQRSPETEKPTSEDLFEMGTVSKILQMLRLPDGTIKVLFEGLYRAEWESETMTMGEDANYPMVTVRRVPEEETHGPESDALIRATQESLEHYGRINKKLAPETILAINSITSPGRLADAVMPHLKVDYIKKQGVLEELEPMRRLEETYAFLQGEIEISSIEKRIKNRVKQQMEKNQKEYYLNEQIKAINKEMGREDDPGAEAAEFEKRLEEKNMPEEAREKTLREIKKLRQTPPSSAEYTVVRNYVEWILDLPWQVYQDTDLDILAAEEILNTDHYGLEKPKERILEYLAVQKLVDRIKGPILCLVGPPGVGKTSLAKSIARAMGREFVRLSLGGVRDEAEIRGHRRTYVGALPGKIIQSLKRVKFNNPVFCLDEVDKMSTDFRGDPSSALLEVLDPEQNYAYSDHYLDLDYDLSKIFFITTANSLHSIPLPLQDRMEIIRIPGYLETEKAQIGGRFLLPKNIEQHGLTPDNIRLTDEAMLTIIRRYTREAGVRNLEREIASVCRKAARKLVEGKEPEGGFVVDTADLEGYLGVPKHRHGEMEPAPKVGLCTGMAYTEVGGELLMVEVAIMPGSGKVEITGKLGDVMQESARAALSYLRSRSGLYGLKPDFHKEIDIHIHVPEGAIPKDGPSAGITLATTMISALLNLPVRNDIAMTGEITLRGRVLPIGGLREKLLAAHRGLIRTVIIPAENEKDLKDVPEAILKDMEVIKVESMDEVLSKALACEDQARLFCGRDANAAPLSDSLLKEEYRLEQRH, translated from the coding sequence ATGACTGGATTTACCTTCGATTCCAACCGGTTCGCCGCCGAGACCATACGCCTTCCCATGATGAGCCTGCGGGAAGTGGTGATGTTCCCGCGCTCCATAGCACCCCTTTTCGTCGGCCGCGAAGCCTCCATCAAGGCCATCGAACAGGCCGTGGCCGCCCACGACAAGAAGATCTTCCTGGTCGCCCAGCGCTCGCCCGAGACCGAAAAGCCCACCTCCGAGGACCTCTTCGAGATGGGCACGGTGAGCAAGATTCTCCAGATGCTGCGCCTGCCCGACGGCACCATCAAGGTGCTCTTCGAAGGGCTTTACCGGGCCGAGTGGGAATCCGAGACCATGACCATGGGCGAGGACGCCAACTATCCCATGGTCACCGTGCGCCGCGTGCCCGAGGAAGAAACCCACGGGCCGGAATCCGACGCGCTGATCCGCGCGACGCAAGAATCCCTGGAGCATTACGGCCGCATCAACAAGAAGCTGGCCCCCGAAACCATCCTGGCCATTAATTCCATCACCTCGCCGGGACGCCTAGCCGACGCCGTCATGCCCCACCTCAAGGTGGACTACATCAAGAAGCAGGGCGTGCTGGAAGAGCTGGAGCCCATGCGCCGGCTCGAAGAGACCTACGCCTTTCTCCAGGGCGAGATCGAAATTTCCTCCATCGAGAAGCGGATCAAAAACCGCGTCAAGCAGCAGATGGAGAAGAACCAGAAAGAGTACTATTTAAACGAGCAGATAAAGGCCATCAACAAGGAGATGGGCCGCGAGGACGATCCCGGGGCCGAGGCGGCCGAATTCGAAAAGCGCCTCGAAGAAAAAAATATGCCCGAGGAAGCCCGGGAAAAGACCCTGCGCGAGATCAAAAAGCTGCGCCAGACCCCGCCGTCCTCGGCCGAGTACACGGTGGTGCGCAACTACGTCGAATGGATCCTCGACCTGCCCTGGCAGGTCTATCAGGACACCGATCTCGACATCCTGGCCGCCGAGGAGATCCTCAACACCGACCACTACGGCCTGGAAAAGCCCAAGGAACGCATCCTGGAATATCTGGCCGTGCAGAAGCTGGTGGACCGCATCAAGGGCCCCATCCTGTGTCTGGTCGGCCCTCCGGGCGTCGGCAAGACGTCGCTGGCCAAATCCATCGCCCGGGCCATGGGCCGGGAATTCGTGCGCCTGTCCCTGGGCGGCGTGCGCGACGAGGCCGAGATCCGCGGCCATCGCCGCACCTACGTCGGGGCGCTGCCGGGCAAGATCATCCAGTCGCTCAAGCGGGTCAAATTCAACAACCCGGTCTTTTGCCTCGACGAAGTGGACAAGATGAGCACGGATTTCCGGGGCGATCCCTCCTCGGCCCTGCTTGAAGTCCTCGATCCCGAGCAGAACTACGCCTACAGCGACCACTACCTCGATCTGGACTACGACCTGTCCAAGATCTTTTTCATCACCACGGCCAACTCCCTGCACTCGATCCCGCTGCCCCTCCAGGACCGCATGGAGATCATCCGCATCCCCGGCTACCTGGAAACCGAAAAAGCGCAAATCGGCGGCCGGTTCCTGCTGCCCAAGAACATCGAACAGCACGGCCTGACCCCGGACAATATCCGGCTCACCGACGAGGCCATGCTGACCATCATCCGCCGCTACACCCGCGAAGCCGGCGTGCGCAACCTTGAACGCGAGATCGCCAGCGTCTGCCGCAAGGCCGCGCGCAAACTCGTGGAAGGCAAGGAACCCGAAGGCGGCTTTGTCGTGGACACGGCCGATCTCGAAGGCTACCTCGGCGTGCCCAAGCACCGCCACGGCGAGATGGAACCCGCGCCCAAGGTCGGGCTGTGCACCGGCATGGCCTACACCGAGGTCGGCGGCGAACTGCTCATGGTCGAAGTGGCCATCATGCCCGGCTCGGGCAAGGTGGAGATCACCGGCAAGCTCGGCGACGTCATGCAGGAGTCGGCCCGGGCGGCCCTGTCCTACCTGCGTTCGCGCTCGGGGCTCTATGGCCTCAAGCCCGATTTCCACAAGGAAATCGACATCCATATCCACGTGCCCGAGGGCGCCATCCCCAAGGACGGCCCGTCGGCCGGCATCACCCTGGCCACCACCATGATCTCGGCGCTGTTAAACCTCCCGGTGCGCAACGACATCGCCATGACCGGCGAGATCACCCTGCGCGGCCGGGTGCTGCCCATCGGCGGCCTGCGCGAGAAGCTGCTCGCCGCCCACCGGGGCCTTATCCGCACGGTCATCATCCCGGCGGAAAACGAAAAGGACTTAAAAGACGTGCCCGAGGCCATCCTCAAGGACATGGAAGTGATCAAGGTCGAAAGCATGGACGAGGTGCTGTCCAAGGCCCTGGCCTGCGAGGACCAGGCGCGCCTGTTCTGCGGCCGCGACGCCAATGCCGCGCCCCTGTCCGATTCGCTGCTCAAGGAAGAATATCGCCTGGAACAGCGGCATTAG
- a CDS encoding nucleotidyltransferase substrate binding protein, producing MALDLTSLTKAIDALDRSLAATADGLSSIPPTLRDTVRAGIIQHFEVAYELCWKFLQRWLRENASPDEADFPRTRKDLFRQATRAGLLDDPTPWFGFGDARNLTSHTYDGEIALDVCEAARRFLPQAKELLARLADRND from the coding sequence ATGGCTCTCGACCTGACCAGCCTGACCAAGGCCATCGACGCCCTGGATCGGTCCCTGGCCGCCACGGCCGATGGACTGTCGTCCATCCCCCCAACCCTGCGCGACACGGTGCGGGCCGGCATCATCCAGCATTTCGAAGTGGCCTATGAACTGTGCTGGAAATTTCTCCAGCGCTGGCTGCGGGAAAACGCCTCCCCGGACGAAGCCGACTTTCCGCGCACCCGCAAGGATCTTTTTCGCCAGGCGACCCGGGCCGGCCTGCTCGACGACCCCACGCCCTGGTTCGGCTTTGGCGACGCCCGCAACCTGACCTCCCACACCTATGACGGCGAAATCGCCCTGGACGTCTGCGAGGCGGCCCGGCGCTTCCTGCCCCAGGCCAAGGAACTGCTCGCCCGGCTGGCCGACCGCAATGATTGA